In Parus major isolate Abel chromosome 3, Parus_major1.1, whole genome shotgun sequence, the following are encoded in one genomic region:
- the FKBP1B gene encoding peptidyl-prolyl cis-trans isomerase FKBP1B isoform X2 gives MLQNGKKFDSSRDRNKPFRFKIGRQEVIKGFEEGVTQMSLGQRAKLTCTPEMAYGATGHPGVIPPNATLLFDVELLRLE, from the exons ATGCTGCAGAATGGAAAGAAGTTTGATTCCTCCAGAGACAGAAACAAGCCTTTCAGATTCAAGATTGGCAGGCAAGAAGTCATTAAAGGATTTGAAGAAGGTGTTACACAG ATGAGCTTAGGACAAAGAGCAAAGTTGACCTGCACACCTGAGATGGCCTATGGAGCCACAGGCCACCCTGGGGTCATACCTCCTAATGCCACGCTCCTCTTTGACGTGGAGCTTCTCAGGTTAGAGTGA